The Geothrix sp. genome window below encodes:
- the ruvX gene encoding Holliday junction resolvase RuvX, which translates to MRWLAIDHGTKKIGLAFSDELEILSSPFEVWLQEQDRTLDRLARLCREEGVQALCIGLPRHKDGAESATAPAARAFGEALAARTGLPLRFVNEHLSSAEAERLLRERGVKAEKRKLLLDAAAAAVILSELLEERRGKGIPADRLD; encoded by the coding sequence ATGCGCTGGCTCGCCATCGACCACGGCACGAAGAAGATCGGCCTCGCCTTCTCGGACGAGCTAGAGATTCTGTCCTCGCCCTTCGAGGTGTGGCTCCAGGAGCAGGATCGCACCCTCGACCGCCTGGCCCGGTTGTGCCGGGAGGAGGGCGTGCAGGCCCTGTGTATAGGCCTGCCCCGCCACAAAGACGGCGCCGAAAGCGCCACCGCGCCCGCGGCCCGGGCCTTCGGAGAAGCCCTGGCTGCCCGCACAGGCCTGCCCCTGCGCTTCGTGAACGAGCACCTCAGCAGCGCCGAGGCCGAGCGCCTGCTGCGGGAGCGGGGTGTGAAGGCCGAGAAGCGCAAGCTCCTGCTGGATGCCGCGGCGGCTGCCGTGATCTTGAGCGAGCTGCTGGAGGAGCGGCGGGGCAAGGGGATTCCGGCGGATCGATTGGATTGA
- a CDS encoding TetR/AcrR family transcriptional regulator, translating into MGNEKKTRILEAAESVFLRFGFRRTTMGDIASAAGVSRPALYLLFCNKEELFEAVLHAHVARTLGEIRQGLAAHPTPEEQLRFAFELWAVRPFGLLAASREAGEPIHAGLAFAKEAIDQAIAAFETDLVTILAPLGATAPARALPPEQIARVLTRAVHGFKESATSPEELRAMIDGLLEMVLASLRPVPKAGA; encoded by the coding sequence ATGGGAAACGAGAAGAAGACCCGGATCCTGGAAGCCGCTGAATCCGTCTTCCTTCGCTTCGGATTCCGCCGGACCACCATGGGCGACATCGCCTCGGCCGCGGGCGTGTCCCGACCTGCCCTCTACCTGCTCTTCTGCAACAAGGAGGAGCTCTTCGAGGCCGTGCTCCACGCCCATGTCGCCCGGACCCTGGGAGAGATCCGCCAGGGCCTCGCGGCGCACCCCACCCCCGAGGAACAACTCCGCTTCGCCTTCGAGCTCTGGGCCGTGCGGCCCTTCGGCCTGCTCGCCGCATCCCGGGAAGCCGGAGAGCCCATCCATGCCGGCCTGGCCTTCGCCAAGGAGGCCATCGACCAGGCCATTGCCGCCTTCGAGACCGATCTGGTGACCATCCTCGCGCCCCTGGGCGCGACGGCGCCCGCCCGGGCCCTCCCGCCCGAGCAGATCGCACGCGTCCTCACGCGCGCCGTCCACGGCTTCAAGGAATCCGCCACGAGCCCCGAGGAACTCCGCGCCATGATCGACGGATTGCTGGAGATGGTGCTGGCCTCCCTCCGGCCCGTTCCAAAGGCCGGTGCCTGA
- a CDS encoding YciI family protein, with protein sequence MKYICFGYLDVQHWTTLSQSEQNAMIDACCAYDEGLKKDGHWAGGEGLQGPETATMVRYEKGKVSVTDGPYAETKELLGGLLMLEARDLNHAIHLISNHPGLKMGPWEIRPAADLTQMIRDSELRRSASK encoded by the coding sequence ATGAAATACATCTGCTTCGGGTACCTCGATGTCCAGCACTGGACGACCCTCTCCCAAAGCGAGCAGAACGCCATGATCGACGCGTGTTGCGCCTACGATGAGGGCCTGAAAAAAGATGGTCACTGGGCCGGCGGGGAGGGGCTGCAGGGCCCGGAGACCGCCACCATGGTGCGTTACGAGAAGGGCAAGGTGTCCGTGACGGACGGCCCCTACGCCGAGACCAAGGAACTGCTGGGCGGCCTTCTGATGCTGGAGGCCAGGGACCTCAACCACGCCATCCATCTGATCTCGAACCACCCGGGCCTGAAGATGGGGCCCTGGGAGATCCGGCCGGCGGCGGACCTGACCCAGATGATCCGCGACAGCGAGCTCCGGCGTTCCGCATCCAAGTAG
- a CDS encoding oxidoreductase yields MAREDWNWSQVPDQTGRVAVVTGATSGTGYEAARMLAACRATVILACRDLPKAEATARHIVALHPGARVEIQALDLASLASVRKAVTEILERFDRLDLLLNNAGVMVPPYGRTEDGFETQIGTNHFGPFAFTGLLLERLMASPGSRVVTMSSGAHRAGRIYADDMHFDGGYRAWAAYGQSKLANLLFTYELQRRLATAGSNTLSVAAHPGWARTELQRHAGWIRGLRALGLEALLSQDAFGGAQPLLRAATDPAVRGGDYFGPSRFREMKGAPVRVESNALSRDEGLQRWMWRRSEQSTGVVYPV; encoded by the coding sequence ATGGCGCGAGAAGACTGGAACTGGTCGCAGGTCCCTGATCAAACCGGCCGGGTGGCCGTGGTCACCGGGGCCACCTCCGGCACCGGCTATGAGGCCGCCCGGATGCTGGCGGCCTGCCGGGCCACAGTGATCCTGGCCTGCCGGGACCTGCCCAAAGCCGAGGCCACAGCGCGCCACATCGTGGCGCTCCATCCGGGTGCCCGGGTGGAGATCCAGGCCCTGGACTTGGCCTCCCTGGCCTCCGTGCGGAAGGCGGTCACCGAGATCCTGGAGCGGTTCGACCGGCTGGACCTGCTCCTCAACAATGCCGGCGTCATGGTCCCGCCCTATGGGAGGACCGAAGACGGTTTCGAGACCCAGATCGGCACGAACCACTTTGGCCCCTTCGCCTTCACGGGACTGCTCTTGGAGCGCCTGATGGCCAGCCCGGGGTCCCGCGTGGTGACCATGAGCAGCGGCGCCCATCGCGCAGGGCGCATCTACGCCGACGACATGCATTTCGACGGCGGCTACCGGGCCTGGGCGGCCTATGGCCAGTCGAAACTGGCCAACCTGCTCTTCACCTACGAGCTGCAACGCCGGCTGGCGACGGCGGGATCGAACACGCTCTCCGTGGCAGCCCATCCAGGCTGGGCCCGCACCGAGCTTCAACGCCACGCAGGCTGGATCCGCGGGCTGCGGGCCCTGGGACTGGAGGCGTTGCTGAGCCAGGATGCCTTCGGCGGGGCCCAGCCCTTGCTGCGTGCGGCCACGGATCCGGCCGTGAGGGGCGGTGATTACTTCGGCCCCTCGCGCTTCCGGGAGATGAAGGGGGCACCCGTGCGGGTGGAGTCCAACGCCCTCTCCCGCGACGAAGGGCTTCAGCGCTGGATGTGGCGACGCTCCGAGCAGAGCACGGGGGTGGTTTATCCCGTCTAG
- a CDS encoding MBL fold metallo-hydrolase has translation MERSPQWRDGRFRNPQPLWNDTWGALGSLLGRDGNSTPREPLPVIHPTRGGLETESPGGLQATWLGHSTVYLEVDGTRVLTDPVWGRRASPVGWAGPRRFYAPLIPLEEVPVPQVVAISHDHYDHLDEGTLRRLKDWDTRFVVPLGVGARLVRWGVPEARITELDWWQSKRVGGLEVVLVPARHASGRGLRDKDRTLWGGFAFLGARHRVYFSGDTGMFPGLADIGQRLGPFDLTMIEAGAYNPAWPDWHLGPEQAVAAHGMVRGRVLLPIHWGLFDLAAHGWTEPVERVLAAAGQVGATVALPRPGEGFEPEAPPLQRWWPALPWKTGAEVPIRATLDGRPAAFQGGLP, from the coding sequence ATGGAACGATCCCCACAGTGGCGCGACGGGCGCTTCCGCAATCCCCAACCCCTCTGGAACGACACCTGGGGAGCGCTCGGCAGCCTCCTGGGCCGAGATGGGAACTCGACCCCCAGGGAACCCCTTCCAGTGATTCATCCCACCCGGGGCGGCCTGGAGACAGAGTCACCCGGGGGCCTCCAGGCCACCTGGCTGGGCCATTCCACGGTGTATCTGGAGGTGGATGGCACGCGCGTCCTCACCGATCCCGTGTGGGGTCGACGGGCCTCGCCCGTGGGCTGGGCTGGGCCGCGCCGCTTCTATGCCCCCCTCATCCCCCTGGAGGAGGTGCCCGTGCCTCAGGTGGTGGCCATCTCTCACGACCACTACGACCACCTGGACGAGGGTACCCTGCGCCGCCTGAAGGACTGGGACACGCGCTTCGTGGTGCCCCTGGGTGTCGGCGCGCGGCTGGTGCGCTGGGGCGTGCCGGAGGCCCGCATCACGGAGCTGGACTGGTGGCAGTCGAAACGGGTGGGCGGTCTGGAAGTCGTCCTGGTGCCGGCGCGGCACGCCTCGGGCCGGGGCCTGCGGGACAAGGACCGGACCCTGTGGGGCGGCTTCGCCTTCCTGGGTGCCCGGCACCGGGTCTACTTCTCGGGCGACACGGGCATGTTCCCGGGCCTGGCTGACATCGGACAGCGCCTGGGCCCCTTCGACCTCACGATGATCGAGGCCGGTGCCTACAACCCGGCTTGGCCCGACTGGCACCTGGGCCCCGAACAGGCCGTGGCGGCCCACGGGATGGTGCGGGGCCGCGTGCTCCTGCCCATCCACTGGGGCCTCTTCGACCTGGCCGCCCATGGCTGGACCGAACCCGTGGAGCGGGTGCTGGCGGCGGCGGGCCAGGTCGGTGCCACGGTGGCGCTGCCCCGCCCCGGCGAGGGCTTCGAGCCCGAGGCGCCGCCCCTCCAGCGCTGGTGGCCCGCGCTGCCCTGGAAGACCGGGGCGGAAGTTCCCATCCGTGCCACGCTGGACGGTCGACCGGCCGCATTCCAGGGAGGTCTCCCATGA
- a CDS encoding methylated-DNA--[protein]-cysteine S-methyltransferase codes for MPVRSLTFATALGRLRLAWTAEGICLVRFTDALDREEAREAPAWVLEAMRRLMVHLAGSPQDLPNIHLDLSGLTPFQRRVAEVLRATAPGQTLTYGEVALLAGRPGAARAVGQAVKANPVLILVPCHRVVAADGPGGWSAFGSPEVKARLLALERPPGQ; via the coding sequence ATGCCCGTCCGTTCCCTCACCTTCGCCACGGCCCTGGGCCGGCTCCGCCTGGCCTGGACGGCGGAGGGCATCTGCCTGGTGCGCTTCACGGATGCCCTCGACCGCGAAGAGGCCCGGGAGGCCCCGGCCTGGGTCCTGGAGGCCATGCGCCGGCTCATGGTGCATCTGGCGGGGAGCCCACAGGACCTTCCGAACATCCACCTGGACCTCTCGGGTCTCACCCCCTTCCAGCGCCGGGTGGCCGAGGTGCTGCGCGCCACGGCGCCGGGCCAGACGCTCACCTACGGCGAGGTGGCCCTGCTGGCGGGCCGCCCCGGCGCGGCCCGGGCCGTGGGTCAGGCCGTGAAGGCGAACCCTGTGCTGATCCTCGTGCCCTGCCACCGCGTGGTGGCCGCGGACGGCCCCGGCGGTTGGAGCGCCTTCGGGTCGCCGGAGGTCAAGGCGCGGCTGCTGGCCCTGGAACGGCCCCCAGGGCAATGA
- a CDS encoding RNA polymerase sigma factor, with product MASTAPGGIPDLLDSIFRSESRRILASLIRLLGDFDLAEDGMHDAFAAALEVWPRDGVPDRPRAWLVSTGRFKAIDRLRRTARLNTSLETLAEPPDESPPDWVEEEGVEDDRLRLIFICCHPALPPEACTALTLREVCGLTTEAIARAFLTAPSTLAQRIVRAKAKIRDAGIPYDIPGRTEWPDRLDAVLKVIYLVFNEGYSASSGETLTRPDLSGEAIRLGRLLLELLPEAEVMGLLALMLLHESRRVARVSSEGDLVLLEDQDRSLWDRALIVEGKALVERALASHRVGSYTLQAAIAAVHAEATGASATDWAQIIGLYTLLARVAPSPVVDLNRAVAVAMRDGPQAGLDLVDTLLARRELEGYHLVHSVRADLCRRLGRMEEALVSYRQALEQVQQGPERRFLERRVAELQK from the coding sequence ATGGCCTCGACCGCCCCCGGAGGCATTCCGGATCTTCTCGATTCCATCTTCCGTTCGGAGTCGCGCCGCATCCTGGCCTCCCTGATCCGACTGCTCGGGGATTTCGACCTGGCCGAAGACGGCATGCACGATGCCTTCGCGGCCGCACTGGAAGTGTGGCCCCGGGACGGCGTGCCCGATCGCCCCCGTGCCTGGCTGGTGTCCACGGGGCGCTTCAAGGCGATCGACCGCCTGCGGCGGACCGCACGCCTCAACACCTCACTTGAAACCCTGGCGGAGCCGCCCGACGAGAGCCCGCCGGACTGGGTGGAGGAGGAAGGTGTCGAAGATGACCGTCTGCGGCTCATCTTCATCTGCTGTCATCCGGCCCTGCCCCCGGAAGCCTGTACCGCGCTGACCCTCCGGGAAGTGTGCGGCCTGACGACCGAGGCCATCGCGCGGGCCTTCCTCACCGCCCCATCCACGCTGGCGCAACGGATCGTCCGGGCCAAGGCGAAGATCCGTGACGCGGGCATTCCCTATGACATCCCGGGCCGGACCGAATGGCCGGACCGGCTGGACGCGGTGCTGAAGGTCATCTACCTGGTGTTCAACGAAGGTTACTCCGCCTCCTCGGGGGAGACGCTGACGCGTCCAGACCTCTCAGGTGAGGCGATCCGCCTGGGACGGCTGCTCCTTGAATTACTGCCAGAGGCAGAGGTGATGGGCCTCCTCGCCCTCATGCTGCTGCATGAATCCCGCAGGGTCGCGCGGGTCTCATCGGAGGGGGATTTGGTGCTGCTGGAGGACCAGGACCGCTCCCTGTGGGATCGAGCCTTGATCGTCGAAGGGAAGGCCCTGGTGGAACGGGCCTTGGCGTCCCATCGAGTGGGCTCCTACACGCTTCAGGCCGCCATTGCCGCCGTCCACGCCGAGGCCACCGGAGCCTCGGCCACGGACTGGGCCCAGATCATCGGGTTGTACACGCTCTTGGCCCGGGTTGCGCCTTCCCCCGTGGTGGACCTCAACCGGGCGGTGGCCGTGGCCATGCGGGACGGTCCCCAGGCCGGGCTGGACCTCGTCGACACCCTTCTGGCGCGCCGCGAGTTGGAGGGATACCACCTGGTGCACTCCGTTCGCGCGGACCTCTGCCGCCGCCTGGGGAGGATGGAAGAGGCGCTCGTCTCCTACCGCCAGGCCCTTGAGCAGGTCCAGCAGGGGCCCGAGCGGCGGTTCCTCGAGCGGCGGGTGGCCGAGCTTCAAAAATAA
- the murB gene encoding UDP-N-acetylmuramate dehydrogenase, whose translation MTRPLPDDLLKVPHRRDVPFARLTTLGVGGLCRWLFEPTTEAEAQAFVRACLREGLPWRVLGGGSNLVVLGDLDLPVLRLAFPKEIRREGTRLTAPASHGHIALAEAAAAAGLSGLEFASGIPGSLGGAIRMNAGAYGREWVEVLSCYRFLTPEGDLVEKAPDPGEFSYRWSFLTGGRVVLSATAALAEGDPTAIRAQVAEYRGKRGTSQPLSKRNAGCIFKNPPGLSAGRLIDQAGLKGLRIGDAEVSPEHANFLVNHGHATAAEFAELMAQVRTKVREVHGVDLEPEVEIWRG comes from the coding sequence ATGACGCGCCCCCTGCCTGATGACCTGTTGAAAGTCCCGCATCGCCGGGATGTGCCGTTTGCGCGCCTCACCACGCTGGGAGTGGGGGGTCTCTGCCGCTGGCTCTTCGAGCCGACCACGGAAGCCGAGGCCCAGGCCTTTGTCCGCGCCTGCCTCCGGGAGGGCCTGCCCTGGCGCGTGCTCGGCGGCGGCTCGAATCTCGTGGTGCTGGGCGACCTCGACCTGCCGGTGCTCCGATTGGCCTTTCCGAAAGAGATCCGCCGCGAGGGTACGCGCCTCACCGCCCCCGCCAGCCACGGCCACATCGCCCTGGCCGAGGCCGCTGCGGCGGCGGGCCTCTCAGGGCTGGAGTTCGCCAGCGGCATCCCGGGTTCCCTGGGCGGCGCCATCCGCATGAATGCGGGGGCCTACGGCCGCGAATGGGTGGAGGTGCTGTCGTGCTACCGCTTCCTCACGCCCGAAGGCGACCTGGTGGAAAAGGCCCCGGATCCAGGCGAGTTCAGCTACCGCTGGAGCTTCCTCACCGGCGGGCGCGTGGTGCTGTCGGCCACGGCCGCACTCGCGGAGGGCGATCCGACCGCGATCCGCGCCCAGGTGGCGGAGTACCGCGGGAAGCGCGGCACCAGCCAGCCCCTCTCGAAGCGCAACGCCGGCTGCATCTTCAAGAACCCGCCGGGCCTGAGCGCCGGCCGCCTCATCGACCAGGCGGGCCTCAAAGGGCTGCGCATCGGGGATGCCGAGGTGAGCCCCGAGCATGCCAACTTCCTGGTGAACCACGGCCACGCCACCGCCGCCGAGTTCGCGGAACTGATGGCGCAGGTCCGGACGAAGGTACGGGAGGTCCACGGCGTGGATCTGGAACCCGAAGTGGAGATCTGGCGCGGCTGA
- a CDS encoding NAD(P)H-binding protein, with amino-acid sequence MKILLFGATGMIGQGVLRECLRDPQVAEVVALVRKPSGQMHAKLREIVHGDFFDYGPIERELAGFDACFFCLGVSAAGLGEADYSRLTHDLTLAAATMLARLNPSMVFVYVSGAGTDSTEQGRTMWARVKGRTENDLRRLPFRAVHLARPGLIQPLHGIRSRTGWYQAIYTVMGPCFPLLRWLFPKAIITTEELGRAMLRMVRDGAPTAILEAADLIALGAVPGPAAAP; translated from the coding sequence ATGAAGATCCTGCTCTTCGGCGCCACGGGCATGATCGGCCAGGGCGTGCTGCGCGAGTGCCTGCGGGACCCGCAGGTCGCGGAAGTCGTGGCCCTCGTGCGGAAGCCCTCTGGACAGATGCACGCCAAGCTGCGGGAGATCGTCCACGGGGACTTCTTCGACTACGGCCCCATCGAGCGGGAGCTGGCGGGGTTCGACGCCTGCTTCTTCTGCCTGGGCGTGTCCGCGGCGGGGCTGGGCGAAGCCGACTACAGCCGCCTAACCCACGACCTGACGCTGGCTGCGGCGACGATGCTGGCCCGGCTCAACCCGTCCATGGTCTTCGTCTATGTGTCCGGGGCCGGGACGGACAGCACGGAGCAGGGCCGCACCATGTGGGCCCGGGTGAAGGGGCGGACGGAGAACGACCTGCGGCGCCTGCCCTTCCGGGCCGTCCACCTCGCCCGGCCCGGTCTCATCCAGCCCCTGCACGGCATCCGGTCTCGGACGGGCTGGTACCAGGCCATCTACACCGTAATGGGCCCCTGCTTCCCGCTGCTGCGGTGGCTGTTTCCGAAGGCCATCATCACCACCGAGGAGCTGGGCCGGGCCATGCTCCGCATGGTGCGGGACGGGGCGCCCACGGCGATTCTCGAGGCCGCTGACCTCATTGCCCTGGGGGCCGTTCCAGGGCCAGCAGCCGCGCCTTGA